In Desulfofundulus kuznetsovii DSM 6115, the following are encoded in one genomic region:
- a CDS encoding PSP1 domain-containing protein, with the protein MPYRVVGVRFRRAGKIYYFDPGEYQLKPGDTVIVETARGIENGQVVIGPTEVPDEEVVAPLKKVIRPATREDLEKIAANKKKERRAFQICLEKISAHGLPMKLVDVEQTYDGNKIIFYFTAEGRVDFRELVRDLASVFRTRIELRQIGVRDEAKMMGGLGCCGRELCCSTWLCDFASVSIRMAKDQNLSLNPTKISGICGRLMCCLKYENEIYEQAKEEHPEIGARVLTPQGEGRVTAVNIFRKTVTVELKETRLNKEYSFSEVITRTRGDQCASSDRNAQGNGSQDPGTRERHAENQKADPPFDGGK; encoded by the coding sequence ATGCCCTACCGGGTTGTAGGGGTCAGGTTCAGGCGGGCGGGTAAAATCTACTACTTTGACCCGGGGGAATACCAGCTTAAACCCGGCGATACGGTTATTGTAGAAACGGCCCGCGGTATAGAAAACGGGCAGGTGGTGATCGGGCCCACCGAAGTGCCTGACGAAGAGGTGGTCGCGCCTTTAAAGAAGGTCATCCGCCCGGCGACCAGGGAAGACCTGGAGAAAATTGCCGCCAACAAAAAAAAGGAAAGACGGGCTTTTCAAATCTGCCTGGAAAAGATTTCCGCCCACGGTTTACCCATGAAGCTGGTGGACGTGGAGCAGACCTATGACGGAAACAAGATCATTTTTTACTTTACTGCCGAGGGGCGGGTTGATTTCCGGGAACTGGTGAGGGATCTGGCCTCGGTTTTCCGCACCCGCATCGAGCTGCGGCAAATTGGAGTGCGGGATGAAGCCAAGATGATGGGCGGCCTGGGTTGCTGCGGGCGGGAATTATGCTGCAGCACCTGGTTGTGCGACTTTGCCTCCGTTTCCATCCGCATGGCCAAGGACCAGAATCTTTCCCTGAATCCTACCAAGATTTCCGGTATTTGCGGGAGGTTAATGTGCTGCCTCAAGTATGAAAACGAGATTTACGAACAGGCCAAGGAGGAACATCCCGAAATTGGCGCCCGGGTGTTGACGCCCCAGGGGGAGGGCAGGGTCACAGCCGTAAACATTTTTCGTAAAACCGTGACGGTGGAATTAAAGGAAACCAGGCTTAACAAGGAGTATTCTTTTAGCGAGGTAATCACCAGGACGAGAGGTGACCAGTGTGCAAGCTCTGACCGCAATGCTCAAGGAAATGGAAGCCAGGATCCAGGCACTCGGGAGCGACATGCAGAAAATCAAAAAGCAGATCCGCCTTTTGATGGAGGAAAATGA
- a CDS encoding initiation control protein YabA — MEARIQALGSDMQKIKKQIRLLMEENDKLREELARAYGQAGDSTPARGGLKNLWDLYQQGFHICNVHFGRIRTTECLFCEAFWDREREGGR, encoded by the coding sequence ATGGAAGCCAGGATCCAGGCACTCGGGAGCGACATGCAGAAAATCAAAAAGCAGATCCGCCTTTTGATGGAGGAAAATGACAAGTTGCGGGAGGAGTTAGCCAGGGCCTACGGGCAGGCCGGCGACAGCACCCCTGCCAGGGGAGGGCTAAAAAACCTGTGGGACCTCTACCAGCAGGGTTTTCATATTTGCAACGTACACTTCGGCCGCATCCGGACGACGGAATGCCTGTTTTGTGAAGCATTTTGGGACAGGGAACGGGAGGGGGGAAGGTGA
- the rsmI gene encoding 16S rRNA (cytidine(1402)-2'-O)-methyltransferase, which translates to MSQQGILFLCATPIGNLEDITLRVLRILREVDLIAAEDTRHTRKLLAHYDIHTPVVSYREQNRRQMGRYLLSLLAAGRRIALVSDAGMPGISDPGEELVSLSISQGIPVVPLPGPSAALAALVASGLPTSSFCFEGFLPAAAGARRRKLQELKGERRTIIFYEAPHRLLESLSDMVEILGERQIAVARELTKKYEEIWRGTLPQALEHFRLHSPRGEFTLVVAGAREEEVAGTRDESWRGLSLQEHVALLQVQGMDKKAAIREVARLRGMSRRDVYNQVVRDGEGNS; encoded by the coding sequence GTGAGTCAACAGGGAATCCTCTTTCTCTGCGCCACCCCCATTGGCAACCTGGAGGATATTACCCTGCGGGTTCTGCGGATATTGCGGGAAGTGGATCTGATTGCGGCCGAGGATACCCGCCACACCAGAAAGCTCCTGGCCCATTACGACATACACACACCGGTGGTCAGCTACCGCGAACAAAACCGCCGGCAAATGGGCCGGTATCTTTTAAGCCTGCTGGCGGCCGGCCGGAGGATCGCCCTGGTTTCCGATGCCGGCATGCCGGGTATATCCGACCCCGGGGAGGAACTGGTTTCCCTCTCCATAAGCCAGGGTATTCCAGTGGTGCCCCTGCCCGGACCCAGCGCGGCCCTGGCCGCACTGGTGGCCTCTGGTCTGCCCACCTCTTCTTTTTGTTTTGAAGGCTTCCTTCCGGCGGCAGCCGGTGCCAGGCGCCGAAAGCTGCAGGAGTTAAAGGGAGAGAGGCGGACCATTATTTTTTACGAAGCCCCCCACCGTCTTTTGGAAAGCCTTTCTGATATGGTTGAAATCCTGGGAGAGCGGCAGATTGCCGTTGCCCGGGAGCTGACCAAAAAATATGAAGAAATCTGGCGGGGTACATTGCCCCAGGCATTGGAACACTTTCGCCTCCACTCTCCCCGGGGCGAGTTTACCCTGGTGGTGGCCGGCGCCCGGGAAGAAGAGGTCGCGGGTACACGGGATGAATCCTGGCGGGGGCTTTCACTGCAGGAGCACGTTGCTCTCCTCCAGGTGCAGGGTATGGATAAAAAGGCAGCTATCCGGGAGGTGGCCCGGCTGCGGGGAATGTCCCGGCGGGACGTTTACAACCAGGTGGTTCGGGACGGTGAAGGAAACTCTTAA
- a CDS encoding AbrB/MazE/SpoVT family DNA-binding domain-containing protein: MKSTGVVRKVDELGRVVIPIELRRTLGIDEKDALEIYVDNEKIILKKYEPGCVFCGNAAEVQLYRGKLVCRNCAVEMFENAKAM, from the coding sequence TTGAAGTCAACGGGTGTTGTTAGAAAGGTGGACGAGCTGGGGAGGGTGGTTATTCCAATCGAGTTGCGGAGAACTCTGGGGATTGACGAAAAGGACGCTCTGGAGATCTACGTAGACAACGAAAAAATTATCCTTAAGAAGTACGAGCCCGGCTGCGTCTTCTGCGGCAACGCGGCGGAGGTACAGCTTTACCGCGGCAAGCTGGTATGCCGGAACTGTGCTGTGGAAATGTTTGAAAATGCCAAGGCCATGTAA